agtgggaacttacacttgtttcttgtccaaaaatctctcgacagctcgacgatgcctttctagaggaccggAGGCCCTGGTCAgcattgcatcaagcagcgaagatgaaccccgaggatgatggctatgaggagtttaggaggaggcttgggaTAGAACTCACTGAGCCAGTGCCATGTCGTGAGCGTGAAAAAGttatgcggactattgtacgcgttgctgtttatgccattcttaatcactgtcttagggagaagctttttgaagattgtgagggccgtgtcatagatgcgccagcccaacggcaccatgaccgtgtgacttggacttcaatgAATGTAAACTGCaaactccggggcctgtgtgctgagctgtgtttggaaagcttattgaacactattattgccataggttatgctatgcaatgtctgtgcctaaccca
The Chrysemys picta bellii isolate R12L10 unplaced genomic scaffold, ASM1138683v2 scaf3415, whole genome shotgun sequence genome window above contains:
- the LOC135980454 gene encoding uncharacterized protein LOC135980454; its protein translation is MDMPEAEPKAQPLRRHPDEHGGLSSSITLKEEGDHGFGESPVDKVNGKDVTQLDDAFLEDRRPWSALHQAAKMNPEDDGYEEFRRRLGIELTEPVPCREREKVMRTIVRVAVYAILNHCLREKLFEDCEGRVIDAPAQRHHDRVTWTSMNVNCKLRGLCAELCLESLLNTIIAIGYAMQCLCLTQEQLAQGVTLINAVQFSGDPGHILKKCPNWKMPACSVILTVWSALKVTESCLRKRLFVRNLKGLS